From a region of the Dictyostelium discoideum AX4 chromosome 2 chromosome, whole genome shotgun sequence genome:
- the pARTg gene encoding Appr-1-p processing domain-containing protein, protein MNNNNNNNNNNNNNNINNNNNNNINNNNNNNINNNNNNNNINNNNNNNNNNNNNNNNNNNNNNNNNNNNNNNNNNNKNINKLKNINSEKNNNKNKNINKKACDNSDNNNNNVKETLESYFSNIAPDSLLDNITGIILINPHIVQCSGHTYSYSTLEKCNSKEPLTNQPFKIEECILNRGKQNEIESFFETQFEKINNDFIKEKKIETLIPILKLIPFIISDNRSSCLNAKRNFEKTLSNDSTVNPLMNEIKKLNETQYNSWRELTKQQQQQQQQQQQQQQQQQQQQQQQQKQKQLPQLPQQQKHQPQQQQQQQQQQQQQQQKQLPQLPQLPQLPQQQQQQLQQQQQQQQQQQQQQQQQQQQQQQQQQQFINSKLIDSNNNLIVDKRFHIYIKIHLLRQWKQSIIPSKIIEKDGTFKVEGQLSSESQESILLQIGNLRRERVKFNSLFFETHKNLIYKYSKAIKTYLTHFQIDENNNTNQHQQQQHNNQNQKQKSNNKNNNQIFFLITGESSKVILVKNFIEDFKNLKKFVPMNEQQMRGRYDWSSLNTKDYVMHYQNGGIKMEANSKENLEIVSAIVMNLLNKSKVEHVYEVEKEIEILFLEQKSILKLINQKFTNSTRIIGTNKISIKSLETVYIQIKKIIDEALNGFYEKTIDLSGDDLFIKSKVLSNILKSLQEQCNNNNDELVSIKISPSKSDDTQIDFKNVLVYGNKNQVEKIEKSIISSKNSIHFQKYNSPNLKEILIVATSNLMKIKEIEKQYNATILINSEEIIICVPCIEKFKLVTADIDSLISTTPSETKTIQLSKLSSLKLKNLIESLEIKSQQIGIRYYYNKEELNVKISGDPENIKIIYLELLKEKYSYENSIETRAITIDKIRHDILFDLKKVGKLQKETFTLVELKVENETIISLNLSNGKIIRIIKGDITKQKTHAIVNPANEKLKNLGGAAFSIQEAAGATFKEFCESYYEKNGPIGTGCSVYGSKFKMGNIFVINTVGPKNDNPNKARILHMSIHSSLRSATALNCQSISIPAISTGIFGYDPKEAVPIIIKSAIEFLLTNETTLNEVNFVDLNQSTANIFENSLIKFSDNGTLFHNKNSSINKNTTTQPNKSILNTNYEPIKPKSLNYEWTWRENDGKDIPYDYDQSIQIEKAYNSRLRLVSIIGDLNQKKNGSTYTVYFIDHNNPSSWYQLNDKLQYTKRLVKRNIINNNINNNNKNNKNTTPTTINNNNNNNNDGNGFFGQLLKLLNPKTNNNNNKNNPNNNNPNNNIPNNNNNNNNNNNNNNNNNNNNNNNNKNNNNNDDDDDDDGVVVKSKNKYQIIVKGNINDIRSFVKELEDLVIKYKYSENIINIQIPIDSLSFIKDKCLSYGVEINYDTKTSNVNLEGLKEQVLDIKSQILEFKNNNKIIYPNRWDHKKECCLVEIEKGGKEWLEIRTRMSETLPGVIINKVEFVQNRSSYEDYYYKKNKIEAHNNGKSVSVYVCVCVCVCVCGELYLFHGTSATQPESIYNSKNCFDWRFSKESCMWGNGSYFAYNASYSHRYSYKTPQKLNQIFIATVLIGDSITSEPDSSLKLPPLKDSTNKNVRYDSVKGNPLGSDIYIVYDNQQSYPYYLVTYTYN, encoded by the exons atgaataataataataataataataataataataataataataatattaataataataataataataatattaataataataataataataatattaataataataataataataataatattaataataataataataataataataataataataataataataataataataataataataataataataataataataataataataataataataataacaataaaaatattaataaattaaaaaatattaatagtgaaaaaaataataataaaaataaaaatattaataagaAAGCTTGtgataatagtgataataataataataatgtaaaagAAACCCTCGAAagttatttttcaaatattgcaCCAGATTCATTATTAGATAATATTACaggaataattttaataaatcctCACATTGTTCAATGTAGTGGTCACACTTATTCATATTCAACATTAGAAAAATGTAATTCAAAAGAACCACTAACCAATCAaccttttaaaattgaagaatGTATATTAAATCGTGgaaaacaaaatgaaattgaatcattCTTTGAAActcaatttgaaaaaataaataatgatttcattaaagaaaaaaaaatagaaactttaattccaattttaaaactaatcCCATTTATCATATCAGATAATAGAAGCTCATGTTTAAATGCCAAAAGAAATTTTGAAAAGACTTTATCTAATGACTCAACCGTTAACCCATTAatgaatgaaattaaaaaattaaatgaaaccCAATACAACAGTTGGAGAGAGTTaacaaaacaacaacaacaacaacaacaacaacaacaacaacaacaacaacaacaacaacaacaacaacaacaacaacaaaaacaaaaacaactaCCACAgctaccacaacaacaaaaacaccaaccacaacaacaacaacaacaacaacaacaacaacaacaacaacaacaaaaacaactaCCACAACTACCACAACTACCACAactaccacaacaacaacaacaacaactacaacaacaacaacaacaacaacaacaacaacaacaacaacaacaacaacaacaacaacaacaacaacaacaacagcaacaatttattaattccaaacttattgattcaaataataatttaatagttGATAAGAGATTccatatttatattaaaattcatttattaagaCAATGGAAACAATCAATTATACcatcaaaaattattgaaaaagatgGTACCTTTAAAGTTGAAGGTCAATTATCAAGTGAATCACAAGAATCCATTTTACTTcaaattggtaatttaagAAGAGAAAGagtaaaatttaattctcttttctttgaaactcataaaaatttaatttataaatattcaaaagcCATTAAAACTTACCTTAcacattttcaaattgatgaaaacaataataccaatcaacatcagcaacaacaacataataatcaaaatcaaaaacaaaaatcaaataataaaaataataatcaaatattttttttaattactgGTGAATCATCAAAAGTCATTTTGGTTAAGAATTTCATTGaagatttcaaaaatttaaaaaagtttgttCCAATGAATGAGCAACAAATGAGAGGAAGATATGATTGGAGTTCATTAAATACCAAAGATTATGTAATGCATTATCAAAATGGTGGAATTAAAATGGAAGcaaattcaaaagaaaatttagaaattgtTTCAGCAATTGTAATGAATCTactaaataaaagtaaa gtTGAACATGTTTATGaagttgaaaaagaaattgaaattctatttttagaacaaaaatcaattttaaaattaattaatcaaaaatttacaaattcaacTAGAATAATAggtacaaataaaatttcaataaaatcattagagACTGtttatattcaaataaagaaaattattgatGAAGCATTAAATggattttatgaaaaaacaattgatttatcTGGTGATGatctatttataaaatcaaaagttttatcaaatattttaaaatcattacaagaacaatgtaataataataatgatgaattagtttcaattaaaatctcACCATCAAAGAGTGATGATACACAAATTGATTTCAAGAATGTTTTAGTTTatggaaataaaaatcaagttgaaaaaattgaaaaatcaataatttcttcaaaaaattcaattcattttcaaaaatataattcaccaaatttaaaagaaatccTTATTGTTGCCActtcaaatttaatgaaaattaaagaaattgaaaaacaataCAATGcaacaattttaataaatagtgaagaaataataatttgtgtACCATGTATagagaaatttaaattagttACAGCAGATATTGATTCATTGATATCAACAACTCCAAGTGAAACCAAAACTATTCAATTAAGTAAATTATCATCTTTAAAG ttaaaaaatttaattgaatcattagAAATAAAATCTCAACAAATTGGTATtagatattattataataaagaagAATTAAATGTTAAAATTAGTGGTGACCCAGAAAAtataaagattatttatcttgaattattaaaagaaaaatattcaTATGAAAATAGTATAGAAACAAGGGCAAttacaattgataaaattagaCATgacattttatttgatttaaaaaaagttggtaaattacaaaaagaaACTTTTACACTTGTTGaattaaaagttgaaaatgaaacaattatttcattaaatttatcaaatggtaaaattattagaattataAAAGGTGATataacaaaacaaaaaacgcATGCAATCGTTAACCCtgcaaatgaaaaattaaagaatttaggTGGTGCTGCATTTTCAATTCAAGAAGCTGCCGGCGCtacatttaaagaattttgtGAATCATATTATGAAAAAAACGGTCCAATAGGTACAGGTTGTTCTGTTTATGgaagtaaatttaaaatgggTAATATATTCGTAATTAATACAGTTGGtccaaaaaatgataatccaaataaagCTAGAATTTTACATATGTCAATTCATAGCTCTTTAAGAAGTGCAACAGCATTAAATTGccaatcaatttcaattccaGCAATTAGTACAGGTATTTTCGGTTATGATCCAAAAGAAGCAGTaccaattataattaaaagtgcaattgaatttttattaacaaatgAAACAACATTAAATGAAGttaattttgttgatttaaatcaaagTACTGCaaatatatttgaaaatagttTGATTAAATTCTCAGATAATGGTACTTTATTTCACAATAAAAATAGCAGCATTAATAAAAACACCACCACTCaaccaaataaatcaattttaaatacaaattATGAACCTATTAAACCAAAGAGTTTAAATTATGAATGGACATGGAGAGAAAATGATGGTAAAGATATTCCATATGATTACGAccaatcaattcaaattgaaaaagcATATAATTCTCGTCTTCGATTGGTTTCAATCATTGGTGAtctaaatcaaaaaaagaatggttCGACCTATACTGTTTACTTTATAGATCATAATAATCCATCTTCGTGGtatcaattaaatgataaattacaATACACCAAAAGATTAGTTAAAaggaatattataaataataatattaataataacaataaaaacaataaaaacacAACTCCAACcactataaataataataataataataataatgacggAAATGGCTTTTTTGGCcaactattaaaattattaaatccaaaaaccaataataataataataaaaataatccaaataataataatccaaataataatattccaaataataataataataataataataataataataataataataataataataataataataataataataataaaaataataataataatgatgacgatgatgatgatgatggtgttgttgttaaaagtaaaaataaatatcaaattATAGTTAAAGGTAATATAAATGATATAAGATCATTTGTAAAGGAATTAGAAGATTTAGTTATAAAGTATAAATATTcagaaaatattataaatattcaaattccaattgattcattaagTTTTATAAAAGATAAATGTTTATCATATGGtgttgaaattaattatgATACAAAAACATCAAATGTTAATTTAGAGGGTCTAAAAGAACAAGTTCTAGATATTAAATCTcaaattttagaatttaaaaataataataaaatcatttatccAAATAGATGGGATCATAAGAAAGAGTGTTGTTTAgtagaaattgaaaaaggtgGTAAAGAATGGTTAGAAATTCGTACAAGAATGTCGGAAACATTACCAGGTGTAATTATCAATAAAGTTGAATTCGTTCAAAATAGAAGTTCCTAtgaagattattattataaaaaaaataaaattgaagctcataataatggtaaaagTGTAAGTGTCTAtgtttgtgtgtgtgtatgtgtATGTGTATGT ggtgaattatatttattccATGGTACCAGTGCAACACAACCAgaatcaatttataattctaaaaattgCTTTGATTGGAGATTTTCTAAAGAGAGTTGTATGTGGGGAAATGGTAGTTACTTTGCATATAATGCATCATATTCACATAGATATAGCTATAAAACTccacaaaaattaaatcaaatcttTATTGCCACagttttaattggtgattcAATTACCTCAGAGCCAGACAGTTCACTCAAATTACCACCCCTAAAAGATtctacaaataaaaatgtaagATATGATTCTGTAAAAGGTAATCCACTGGGCTCTGATATTTATATCGTTTATGATAATCAACAATCATATCCATACTATTTAGTTACATATAcctataattaa
- a CDS encoding AN1-type zinc finger-containing protein, producing MENYIKKTLELLDIEKESEVNEAIENFATLSNKELELKGVTINKVKILNFSTGLSGRILIKLARASFVDNGGSNNNNNNKKQNNDKDSDGDDEDDNFDLPPHKISNGDIVGIRPSKSKPGTNHYFKGVVYKVDSRKIVIAFDDNYEDSDPNNRPMLDEYFQTLYSIDKLANDVTYKKIRESLDKLKLNVNKRTGNSENSLINLLLNDGYQPSNNNSYFQQINKEKFEQQLINKGLNQSQKEAILFSLSSNDVACIHGPPGTGKTTTVVEFIVQLIKSGKKVLACGPSNLSVDNMLEKLLEYSNSSSCNGFLINATRIGHPTRILPQLLKHTLDHKTKNSEGGQIIKGIKDEIKSLSKQLLKVKQHSERRVIQSSIKELRIDLKNREKSLIQQVINDSNVILSTNTGASDSSLKGIDNFDWVVIDECAQALEASCWIPIQKGNKLLLAGDHQQLPPTIHSMEAAKMGLSITLFERIIKQYGDQVSRLLNVQYRMNHKIMDWSSMEFYNSKMIADKSVSNHLLVTGDSPKIRNTLTTTCPLLMIDTSGCDMEESQDDEGESKFNNGEVIVVKRHIEKLIECGVKPNDIGVITPYNGQVKLLKSYLSKKYSSMEIGTVDGFQGREKDVIIISMVRSNTDAPHKVGFLTEDRRTNVAITRARKHVVVVCDTDTISSHEPLKRMVDYFKLNGLFRSALEYIEDEFLPSDTDNWDISLNKDDNNNNSTTTTTTTTTNTNNDSNKKSKIEMLKDKKNKKSIEEKEKKKNKDDLEKQEEKEKLRLQLESIVNTFMKTSMESHSFPSTLSSFERLVVHELAEKNKLNHQSVGEGENRVITISKKIKKSDKNHENDNDEDEQDEDEDEENDEDEQKENDGTTTKTTTNSTNKTKKKKKKAKKPTTTTTTTSTTTTTKKKSVDKKSADELLKEFEAIELREVDLRICGMKGCGKNVEILGRICQFCTHKYCTQHALYEIHGCGEKAKAQARADWFKQHGDAKKNVVAHEKLQKTINDQSSARKKQTTTSTTNKKK from the coding sequence atggaaaattatattaaaaaaacattagaattattagatattgaaaaagaatcaGAAGTTAATGAAGCAATTGAAAACTTTGcaacattatcaaataaagaattagaattaaaaggtgttacaattaataaagttaagattttaaatttttcaacaGGTTTATCAGGtagaattttaataaaacttgCAAGAGCATCGTTTGTTGATAATGGTGGatcaaacaataataataataataaaaagcaaaataatgataaagatagtgatggtgatgatgaagatgataattttgatttaccaccacataaaatttcaaatggtgATATAGTAGGTATTAGaccatcaaaatcaaaaccaggtacaaatcattattttaaagGTGTAGTTTATAAAGTTGATTCTAGAAAGATAGTTATTGCATTCGATGATAATTACGAAGATAGTGATCCAAATAATAGACCAATGTTGGATGAATATTTTCAAACATTATATTCAATCGATAAATTAGCAAATGATGTAACCTATAAGAAAATTAGAGAATCattagataaattaaaattaaatgtaaataaaagaaCTGGTAATAGCGAGAATTCattaatcaatttattattaaatgatggaTATCaaccatcaaataataatagttattttcaacaaattaataaagagaaatttgaacaacaattaataaataaaggtTTAAATCAATCACAAAAAGAagcaatattattttcattatcatcaaatgatGTAGCATGTATTCATGGTCCACCTGGTACTGGTAAAACTACAACCGTTGTTGAATTCATTGtccaattaattaaatctggtAAAAAAGTATTAGCTTGTGGTCCATCTAATTTATCTGTTGATAATATGTTGGAgaaattattagaatattcaaatagtagtagttgtaatggttttttaataaatgcaACTAGAATTGGTCATCCAACTAGAATTTTAccacaattattaaaacatacATTAGATCATAAAACAAAGAATAGTGAAGGTGGTCAAATTATTAAAGGTATTAAAGATGAGATTAAAAGTTTatcaaaacaattattaaaagttaaaCAACATTCCGAGAGAAGAGTTATACAATCATCTATTAAAGAGTTACGTATTGATTTAAAGAATAGAGAGAAATCATTAATTCAACAAGTTATAAACGATTCAAATGTAATACTTTCAACAAATACAGGTGCATCTGATTCATCATTAAAAggtattgataattttgactGGGTTGTAATAGATGAATGTGCTCAAGCATTGGAAGCAAGTTGTTGGATACCAATTCAAAAAGGTAATAAACTATTGTTGGCAGGAGATCATCAACAATTACCACCAACCATTCATTCAATGGAAGCCGCTAAAATGGGTTTATCAATTACCCTATTCGAGCGTATCATTAAACAATATGGTGATCAAGTTTCACGTCTTTTAAATGTTCAATATCGTATGAATCATAAAATTATGGATTGGTCTTCAATGgaattttataattcaaaaatgATTGCTGATAAATCAGTTTCAAATCATCTATTGGTGACTGGTGATTCACcaaaaattagaaatacCTTAACAACAACTTGTCCtcttttaatgattgataCAAGTGGTTGTGATATGGAAGAAAGTCAAGATGATGAAGgtgaatcaaaatttaataatggtgagGTTATCGTTGTAAAAAGacatattgaaaaattaatagaatGTGGTGTAAAACCAAATGATATCGGTGTAATCACTCCATACAATGGTCAAGTTAAACTCTTAAAATCTTATCTCTCTAAAAAATATTCATCAATGGAAATTGGTACAGTAGATGGTTTCCAAGGTAGAGAAAAAGATGTAATCATCATTTCAATGGTACGTTCAAATACTGATGCTCCACATAAAGTTGGTTTCCTTACTGAAGATAGAAGAACAAATGTTGCTATAACTCGTGCTAGAAAACATGTAGTTGTAGTTTGTGATACTGATACAATCTCTTCTCATGAACCTTTAAAACGTATGgttgattattttaaattaaatggttTATTTAGATCGGCTTTAGAATATATTGAAGATGAATTCTTACCAAGTGATACTGATAATTGGGATATtagtttaaataaagatgataataataataattcaacaaccaccaccaccaccactacaactaatacaaataatgattcaaataaaaaatcaaaaattgaaatgttaaaagataaaaagaataaaaaaagtattgaagaaaaagaaaagaaaaaaaataaagatgattTAGAGAaacaagaagaaaaagaaaaattaagatTACAATTAGAATCAATCGTTAATACATTTATGAAAACTTCAATGGAATCTCATAGTTTTCCTTCAACATTATCATCTTTTGAAAGATTGGTTGTTCATGAATTAgctgaaaaaaataaattaaatcatcaatcAGTTGGTGAAGGTGAAAATAGAGtaataacaatttcaaagaaaattaaaaaatctgaTAAAAAtcatgaaaatgataatgatgaagatgaacaagatgaagatgaagatgaagaaaatgatgaagatgaacaaaaagaaaatgatggtacaacaacaaaaacaacaacaaattctacaaataaaacaaagaaaaagaaaaagaaagcaaaaaaaccaacaacaacaacaacaacaacatcaacaacaacaactactaaaAAGAAATCTGTTGATAAGAAATCTGCTGacgaattattaaaagaatttgaagCAATTGAATTAAGAGAAGTTGATTTAAGAATTTGTGGTATGAAAGGTTGTGGGaaaaatgttgaaattttaGGAAGAATTTGTCAATTTTGTACTCATAAATATTGTACTCAACATGCACTCTATGAAATTCATGGATGTGGTGAAAAAGCAAAAGCTCAAGCTAGAGCTGATTGGTTCAAACAACATGGTGATGCTAAAAAGAATGTTGTTGCTCATGAAAAACttcaaaaaacaataaatgaTCAATCTTCTGcaagaaaaaaacaaaccacaacttcaacaacaaataaaaagaaataa
- the rapgap1 gene encoding RapGAP/RanGAP domain-containing protein: MSIYHGIIGSSDHIQNIFPPPSPRKNISLSTNNISSLTTPKNFTAIVVTKPLSQSTTSTQEMMNTSDILFDIQQPLSPQHHSRQIQQQQHEKITPEEEERRSDELQKILLDTIPILIKGVETLGIEVEQICNGDSANEKRSNCQVLVDIQKTLREYPRGMGYRSKTIPSNIVGKPKLIAFRHSMDQLVWENISKLSILKDFVEFTLDFQKLCVIGISIRDAINSFVNNKCEYLIKGFEFNNTNSILSGINIHHHLNHQPGASTPRPSHSSSSSLSHSLSSSPMSQSLPSSLTSGGVSLLNTSDDAIVPSLSSGNDDSSGSSLSSSDANVISINISTVIQNGVRDEINNTSISALKKSQKQQPVVLSRAPKQVMESTRILVDTVVNRKCMYREEKASIYREMMNDRLTLLKEDPKKFKQQLLQQRRQKLTNSDQPHETDYNEDFNLNNNSTNNNNNIKKESNGSSVNSQTTTTTTTTNNNNNNISPQHSGTSGSPSDKENSPIFSPGYLSTSPPKSPPKSPEFLGVPIGKKAHLLGHARSFSADTHATKEAAANQHHHSHNNIGSVLSPPLSSQNERILRNYKLLSSSPSSSSSAVVTNPVSLTTQLQQQQQQQQQQQTTSQPTQPPPSEYQLLDLEWEEPIDSDFILPCKGYKIDSGNSKCQQVNYDELIVLYTDEDEYHYCDDFCSLEHFNFLGVNKNQPDNPMCISVVVQHDTNELLYIIRTGEKDEKYRLSLPYGKKEISSKDMLKMIKKSRFNQMSNFKLKEVKSDQNQQFIKQLIQFEAKNIHKTFKFGVLYCSENQGTDENELYSNSSTSDEFQEFLRILGDRVQLQGWTKYRGGLDIKDNTTGTHSIYKKWRDFEIMYHVAPMIPCRAADEQSVERKRHLGNDIVLIIYKEGNTKLFDPSIIKSNFNHIFAVVQKVDPIPNVDGAAVINLGNSFNNNNSSNNNNNNNNNNNNNNNSDSNLPTTNNLPIITNVNYKISIGCKEEVQNFGPAFPKNHIFSTSTGENLTDFLLTRLINGERATLKSPVFAQKLKRTRKEFLHSFITDFGSE, encoded by the exons ATGTCAATTTATCATGGTATTATAGGATCATCAGATCacattcaaaatattttcccaccaccatcacctagaaaaaatatttcattatcaacaaataatatatcaAGTTTAACAACACCTAAAAATTTTACAGCTATAGTAGTGACAAAACCATTGTCtcaatcaacaacatcaactcAGGAAATGATGAATACATCAGAT aTTTTATTTGACATTCAACAACCATTATCACCACAACATCATTCAagacaaatacaacaacaacaacatgaAAAAATTACAccagaagaagaagaaagaaGATCAGATGAATTacaaaagatattattagATACTAtaccaatattaattaaaggtGTTGAAACATTAGGAATTGAAGTTGAACAAATTTGTAATGGTGATAGTGCAAATGAAAAGAGATCAAATTGTCAAGTATTGGTTGATATTCAAAAAACATTGAGAGAGTATCCACGTGGTATGGGATATCGTTCAAAGACCATTCCATCCAATATAGTGGGTAAACCAAAACTGATTGCATTTCGTCATAGTATGGACCAATTAGTTTGGGAGaacatttcaaaattatcaattctaAAGGATTTCGTAGAGTTTACATTAGACTTTCAAAAACTTTGTGTCATTGGTATTAGTATTCGTGATGCTATCAAttcatttgtaaataataaatgtgaATACTTGATTAAAGGTTTTGAATTTAACaatacaaattcaattttatctggtataaatattcatcatcatcttaaTCACCAACCTGGTGCATCAACACCAAGACCATCGCATTCATCCTCATCATCGTTATCacattcattatcatcatcaccaatgtcacaatcattaccatcatcattaacaTCTGGTGgtgtatcattattaaatacaaGTGATGATGCTATCGTACCATCACTATCATCAGGTAATGAtgatagtagtggtagtagtttGTCATCATCAGATGCAAatgtaatttcaattaatattagtaCAGTAATTCAAAATGGTGTTAgagatgaaattaataatacatcAATCTCTGCTTTAAAGAAAtcacaaaaacaacaacctGTAGTATTATCTCGTGCTCCAAAACAAGTTATGGAAAGTACTAGAATATTGGTTGATACCGTTGTCAATAGAAAATGTATGTATAGAGAAGAGAAAGCATCAATCTATAGAGAGATGATGAATGATCGTTTAACACTTTTAAAAGAAGATCCaaagaaatttaaacaaCAACTTTTACAACAACGTCgtcaaaaattaacaaattctGATCAACCTCATGAAACTGATTATAATGaggattttaatttaaacaataatagtactaataataataataatataaaaaaagaatcaaatggTTCATCTGTAAATAgtcaaacaacaacaaccacaactacaacaaataataataataataatatttcaccACAACATTCTGGAACAAGTGGTTCACCAAGCGATAAAGAAAATTCACCAATATTTAGTCCAGGATATTTATCAACATCACCACCAAAATCACCACCAAAATCACCAGAATTTCTTGGTGTACCAATTGGTAAGAAAGCTCATTTATTAGGTCATGCACGTTCATTTAGTGCAGATACTCATGCAACTAAGGAGGCAGCAGCtaatcaacatcatcattctcataataatattggttcAGTTTTATCACCTCCATTATCTTCTCAAAATGAAAGAATCTTAAGAAATTATAAacttttatcatcatcaccatcatcatctagCTCAGCAGTAGTTACCAATCCTGTATCATTAACAAcccaattacaacaacaacaacaacaacaacaacaacaacaaacgaCATCACAACCAActcaaccaccaccatcagaatatcaattattagatttaGAATGGGAGGAACCAATCGATAGTGATTTTATATTACCATGTAAAGGTTATAAAATCGATAGTGGTAATAGTAAATGTCAACAAGTTAATTATGATGAGTTAATAGTGTTATATACGGATGAGGATGAGTATCATTATTGTGATGATTTTTGTAGTTTAGAACATTTCAATTTCCTTGGagttaataaaaatcaacCAGATAATCCAATGTGTATATCGGTTGTAGTTCAACATGATACCAATGAACTATTGTATATCATTAGAACCGGTGAAAAGGATGAAAAGTATAGATTATCATTACCCTATGGTAAGAAGGAAATCTCCTCAAAGGATATGTTAAAGATGATCAAGAAATCACGTTTCAATCAAATGTCaaactttaaattaaaagaggTAAAGTCtgatcaaaatcaacaattcatcaaacaattgattcaatttgaaGCTAAAAATATTCATAAAACCTTTAAATTTGGTGTTTTATATTGTTCAGAGAATCAAGGTACCGATGAAAATGAACTCTATAGCAATAGTAGCACCAGTGATGAGTTTCAAGAGTTTTTAAGGATTTTGGGTGATCGTGTACAATTACAAGGTTGGACAAAGTATAGAGGTGGCTTAGATATTAAAGATAATACAACTGGAACTCATAGTATCTATAAGAAATGGAGAGATTTCGAAATTATGTATCATGTTGCCCCTATGATTCCTTGTCGTGCCGCAGATGAACAATCGGTTGAAAGAAAAAGACATTTAGGTAATGATATCGTTTTAATCATCTATAAAGAAGGTAATACAAAATTATTCGATCCTTCAATCATTAAATCAAACTTTAATCATATCTTTGCTGTCGTTCAAAAAGTTGATCCAATTCCAAATGTTGATGGAGCTGCTGTTATAAATTTAGGAAATagtttcaataataataatagcagcaataataataataataataataataataataataataataataactctgATTCAAACCTTCCAACTACAAATAATCTTCCAATAATTACAAatgtaaattataaaatttcaatcGGTTGTAAAGAAGAAGTTCAAAATTTTGGTCCTGCTTTCCCAAAGAATCATATTTTCTCAACTTCAACTGGTGAAAATCTCACTGATTTCCTTTTAACTAGATTGATCAATGGTGAAAGAGCAACTCTAAAATCACCTGTATTTgctcaaaaattaaaaagaacaagaaaagaatttttaCATTCATTCATTACTGATTTTGGTAgtgaataa